The genomic segment GAAAAAGATTCCCTTTGTCGGAGTAGATCATATGGCAGGTCATGCTCTTGCCATCCTCTTGGAGGAAGAGACCCCAGATTTTCCCTTTATCGCCCTCACCGCCTCCGGTGGCACCTCGTCAATTTTTTTGGTGAAGAGTAGTACGGATTTTGAGCTTCTGGGGCGCACCCGCGATGATGCAGCAGGCGAGGCCTTTGACAAGGTTGCCAAGGTCCTGGGCCTTCCCTATCCGGGAGGTCCCCATATCGCAGCCCATGCAGAGACGGGCGATGAAAAAAGTATCAAATTCCCCAGAGCATGGCTGGATAAGGATGGTTTTGACTTCAGCTTTAGTGGCTTGAAGACAGCTGTTCTTAATTATCACAATAAAATTGTGCAAAAAAATGGTAGTATTACAAAAGAAGAAAGGGCTGATATCTGTGCCTCTTTCCAACAGGCTGTTATAGATGTTTTAGTGACTAAAACTATTAATGCAGCAAGGACACATGGTATTTCAACAGTCGTCCTCGGTGGAGGGGTCTCCTCCAACAGGGCCCTGCGCCTGGCCTTTTCCCATGAGTGCGATAAATGTAAGCTTCAATTTTTTGTTCCGGCAGCAAAGCTCTGTACAGACAATGCAGCAATGATTGCCGTTGCCGGCTATCATAAATACCTGCGTTTTGGACCTGGTAATCTAAGCGATGACGTTTATTCACGTTCACAACTGGGATAGGTCTGAATGAATTTAAAACGTACTGGCAGATATTTTTTTCTTCGAATAATACGGTTAAGAGGAAAACCTTATTTTGTGGCAGGCGGCATTTTTTGGGGGATTTTTATCGGTTTGACACCCATTGTCCCCCTGCATACCATCATAATAATTGCGCTTACCCTTGCAACGAGAACCTCTACCGCTGCCGGTATTATTTTCAGTTGGCTTGCCTGCAACCCCTTAACCTTTTTTCCCATCTATTATCTTTCTGTTTATTTCGGAAATAAAGTAACCCCGTACCACTTAGATTCAGCGAAGATCTATTCTATTATGAAGATGTTTGAGCAGGCAGATGGCTTTATTGCCTCAATCTATATTCTCCTTGATCAGGGTTATCAAACCATTACCCTGCTTGTTGCCGGCGGAGCGGTATTTGCCCTTCCCCTCGGCTTGATGGGTTACTTTATTTCCTTAAAAATTTTTTCTATAACACAACAAAAAAGGACCTCTGACAGAGGTTAGAGATATTATGAGTAGTTACGGAAGAACCCGCACCGACCTTAAGAAACATAAGCTTGCTCCCAAAAAACGCTTTGGGCAAAACTTTCTTGTCCATAAACAGACAGCAGAGGCCATTGTCCGCGCAGGCGAGGTAGGCGAAGACGATATCATTACAGAAATTGGTGTTGGTCTCGGAGCCCTGACGGTGCCCATGGCCCATCAGGCCAAACATGTCTATGGCATAGAAATTGACAATGGTATTATTAAATACCACGAAGAGGAACAGGATTTACCTGATAATGTTACCCTTATTCATCAGGATGTGCTTAAGGTAGGTTTTGGCGACCTTGCGGAAAAATGCGGTGGCAAGCTCAAAATTCTGGCGAATTTGCCCTACTCCATATCCCATCCGCTTATATTTAAACTCATTGAGCACAGGGATATCATACCCACTGCAACCATCATGTTGCAGGAGGAGGTGGCAGACCGTCTCCTGGCCAAGCCTGGTACCAAGGAATATGGTATTCCTACAATTCTTCTCGGCTGCTGTGCCTCCATCAAAAAGAAGATGGTGCTGAAGCCGGCAGAATTTCATCCGCGACCAAAGATTGACTCTGCGGTTATTACAGTCGATTTTACTAAACCGCCAGAGCTCCCTGAGTACAATAAAGAATTGCTCAGCCGCGTTGTCCGGAGCGCCTTCAGTCAGCGTCGTAAGACCATCCTTAACACCTTGAGCTCCGCATCATTTTTCTTTGCTGAAAAAGAAAATAAGGCCAAAAATAAAGCGATGACTGAAAAGACTATTGAAAAGGCGGGATTTGCCGTTAGCCTCCGGCCGGAGGTACTTTCCATCCAAGACTTTGTTCGGCTTACCACCGTCTTTGAGCAGGAAATGAACAGGACAGAAGAATAATTCTACAAAGTGGTACGGGGACATTTTTAGCTGAGCTAAAAATGTCCCCAAAGATTCTGCATATTACTTCTTCTCTTCACGCTCACCAAAGGGCGTTAAGTGGTGGGCGGCAGCAATGTCATAGGTTACGTAAAAATTTGCATAGGTTTTACCATAGGATGATCCCGAACCATTTTTCAGCACAACCAGACAGGTCTTACTTGGTTTAGTAAAGGCCAGCATGACCTTATCGTAATCAGCCTCACCCACAAGATTCCAGCCCTTGTCTGCCATGGAGTTAGCAATATAATCGCGCAGAGAATGTAATTCTACCTTGCCCACATATTCATAAACTCCGCCCCGAAACGAACCTGTCCGAATGGCCATATTCTTTCCCTGCTTCATTTCAATGGGCAATTCGATATCCTCGTAACCGGCCAAAGATGCAGAAATTGGTGTCAACTCTTCATCGGAAATAGGCGGAGCCATTTCAGAGCCGGACTGTTGATTCTTCCAGTTATTACATCCGCCCAGAAACAAAAAACTCACGGCGCATAAGCAAATAATATTTTTTTTCAGAATAAAAATTGAACTAGCCATAATTAACCCCCACATGGTATTTATAAACACTTGTAATAAGAAACTTAGATAGGAAGAGCGCCGGTAGAAATTACAGCGCCCCACCACACAATCCTTCCATTAGAAATGGTAGTTGAATTCTGCCTCATTGTCGAGATTTTTTATATAAAATATAAAAACATTACGGGGCTATGCCACTAATTTAAGGCTATTTTAAAACAGGGACAAATATGAATCAAGAAGTAACAGATGTTGTAGTAAGCGAACTCCCCATCCGCCTGGGCCAGTTCTTGAAACTAGCCAGTGCCGTGCAGGATGGATTTGAAGCAAAAATACATATCCAGGCAGGAACTGTCGAGGTAAACGGTGAAGTAGAAACACGACGAGGTTGCCAGCTTGCTCAAGATGACCTCGTTAGCTTTGATGGCCAGAGCTATAGACTCGTAATCAAATAATATCTCATTTATATTTATAACAGGAGGTTATATGCGGTTTTTTTCTATTTTTTGCTCTCTTTTTGCGGTGTTTCTCTATCATGCGCCGGCAAACGCAACAGCAAGTCAAGATATACGGGTCATATTTAGCAGCAATCTCCTGGGCCAGATAGGTAATACTGGCTGAGCGATAAATAAGCTAGGCGGTCTGTCTAGGCATGCGTCACTCTTAAATAAACTCACTGCAGATTCAAGCAAGATCCCTATTATTGTTGAATCGGGCAATCTACTCTTTAAAACATCCCAGAGTTCAAAAAACACTCTGGCCCAAAAAAAGGCGCGAAAAATTGCCCGTGCCTTTAGAAAGATGGGCTATACAGCTATTTGTGCAGGAAGTTTTGACTTGGCTGGCCACTATGCCGAAAGCATTGCCTTACCTCAAAATTCACAGATGCCATTTATTTCACTGAATATTGTGGGAGATGGGGAAAAAACATTCTTTACCCCATATACCACGGTAAAGGCGGGGAATCTTAATATTGGCATTACCGCCCTGAGCAAAAAGACCAAGGGTAAAGATCGGTTACTGGTTGATTCATGGCGGGCGGTACTGAAAAAACAGCTTCCTCTTATGAAGAAAAAGTTTGATTTTATCATTCTCCTCTCCGAGCTTTCCACCAGGAGAACATGGAAATAGCCAAATTTTACCCCGGGATAAACGTTATTATTAGTAGTGACCCCAAAATAAATAATCTCTCGCCAAGCCTTGTTGGCAAGACACTTATTACCCAGACCAAGACCATGGGACAATATCTCGGTGTGCTCGACATAACCCTCTCACCAAAAATAACTTGGAAGAGCAACTATTTTGCCCTTAATAATCTGGAGCGTAAAAAACAGATAAACGCCCACAAGATAAAAAGCATGCAAAAACAGGGGGGAAGTCAGGCAGAGTTAGGCCTCCTG from the Desulfotalea psychrophila LSv54 genome contains:
- a CDS encoding DUF2062 domain-containing protein, producing the protein MNLKRTGRYFFLRIIRLRGKPYFVAGGIFWGIFIGLTPIVPLHTIIIIALTLATRTSTAAGIIFSWLACNPLTFFPIYYLSVYFGNKVTPYHLDSAKIYSIMKMFEQADGFIASIYILLDQGYQTITLLVAGGAVFALPLGLMGYFISLKIFSITQQKRTSDRG
- the rsmA gene encoding 16S rRNA (adenine(1518)-N(6)/adenine(1519)-N(6))-dimethyltransferase RsmA gives rise to the protein MSSYGRTRTDLKKHKLAPKKRFGQNFLVHKQTAEAIVRAGEVGEDDIITEIGVGLGALTVPMAHQAKHVYGIEIDNGIIKYHEEEQDLPDNVTLIHQDVLKVGFGDLAEKCGGKLKILANLPYSISHPLIFKLIEHRDIIPTATIMLQEEVADRLLAKPGTKEYGIPTILLGCCASIKKKMVLKPAEFHPRPKIDSAVITVDFTKPPELPEYNKELLSRVVRSAFSQRRKTILNTLSSASFFFAEKENKAKNKAMTEKTIEKAGFAVSLRPEVLSIQDFVRLTTVFEQEMNRTEE
- the tsaD gene encoding tRNA (adenosine(37)-N6)-threonylcarbamoyltransferase complex transferase subunit TsaD — protein: MIILGIESSCDDTSAAVVIDGTAIQSNVISGQEEIHNCFGGVVPELASRSHLSAIQPVVEKALSDAKISLDDIDLIATTQGPGLSGSLLVGYSYAKSLSLVKKIPFVGVDHMAGHALAILLEEETPDFPFIALTASGGTSSIFLVKSSTDFELLGRTRDDAAGEAFDKVAKVLGLPYPGGPHIAAHAETGDEKSIKFPRAWLDKDGFDFSFSGLKTAVLNYHNKIVQKNGSITKEERADICASFQQAVIDVLVTKTINAARTHGISTVVLGGGVSSNRALRLAFSHECDKCKLQFFVPAAKLCTDNAAMIAVAGYHKYLRFGPGNLSDDVYSRSQLG
- a CDS encoding RNA-binding S4 domain-containing protein, whose translation is MNQEVTDVVVSELPIRLGQFLKLASAVQDGFEAKIHIQAGTVEVNGEVETRRGCQLAQDDLVSFDGQSYRLVIK